Proteins encoded in a region of the Thermodesulfobacteriota bacterium genome:
- a CDS encoding DUF6785 family protein, translated as FGMPVPVAVLVLGAGFMVTLVASRVICQGGLAYFTLTAAPSDGLLALFGPGFFTQAGLLMTAVLQKVLFLDLREALLPSLFHARRVTRRAGNQVLVHAGLVVALVAGVAVAGAAMLSLCYRYGIRDLKMDWALSSTLTVYENVRVLVEAPIHSGHWVLVFATIGGLVMLALVVAYHRFPWWPLHPLGYLAAYSSAMRLVWFSCFLGWLANSLVMRYGGIGLFNRLRLLFIGLVVGDLVMGGIWAVVGWFSYASYLVLPD; from the coding sequence TTCGGCATGCCGGTGCCGGTGGCGGTCCTGGTCCTGGGCGCCGGCTTCATGGTCACCCTGGTGGCCAGCCGGGTCATCTGCCAGGGGGGCCTGGCCTACTTCACCCTCACCGCGGCACCCAGCGACGGCCTCCTGGCCCTCTTCGGCCCCGGCTTCTTCACCCAGGCCGGCCTGCTCATGACCGCCGTGCTCCAGAAGGTCCTGTTCCTGGACCTGCGGGAGGCCCTCCTGCCCTCGTTGTTCCATGCCCGCCGGGTCACCCGGCGGGCCGGCAATCAGGTCCTGGTGCATGCGGGTCTTGTCGTCGCCCTGGTGGCCGGGGTGGCGGTGGCCGGCGCTGCCATGCTCAGCCTCTGCTACCGCTACGGCATCCGGGATCTCAAGATGGACTGGGCACTAAGCTCCACCCTCACGGTCTACGAGAACGTCCGGGTGCTGGTGGAGGCCCCCATCCACTCCGGCCACTGGGTGCTGGTCTTTGCCACCATCGGCGGCCTGGTGATGCTGGCCCTGGTCGTGGCTTACCACCGCTTTCCCTGGTGGCCCCTGCACCCCTTGGGCTACCTGGCCGCCTACAGCTCGGCCATGCGCCTGGTCTGGTTCAGCTGTTTTCTGGGCTGGCTGGCCAACAGCCTGGTCATGCGCTACGGCGGCATCGGCCTGTTCAACCGCCTGCGCCTCCTGTTCATCGGCCTGGTGGTGGGCGACCTGGTCATGGGCGGCATCTGGGCGGTGGTCGGCTGGTTTTCGTACGCCAGCTACCTGGTGCTGCCGGATTGA